The Diaphorobacter ruginosibacter genome contains a region encoding:
- a CDS encoding DUF748 domain-containing protein — MSKSPAQIFRSHKWVRRVVWLLAAILLLGVISWLAVPPLLRSNVEKYGSEFLGRQVKVGEVQFKPWALQLTVRDVSIASADGAARQLEIGRIYIDAAVQSLWKLAPVLDAVEVDAPRLRVAHVAEGRFDFDDILKRIEAQPKSEKKGDPQHFALYNIVLRDGSMEFDDRVVDRKQELSKLELAIPFLSNLDADRAVKVTPRLAFALNGSPFESTAQATPFADNRKADANFRIDGFDLAPFAAYIPASIPVRLQSGLLDADLKLVFEQKAQAEVGVSGMLALRDVKVADAQAESLVAFEKLDVALADAQPLKGLVHVSSVQWQGPHLALRRDREGNLVLPGMGASASAPDSSTPAPASTDAGERAKDDKPARAAWNVRVDAFGLQGGSVDWRDQAVAGEAAHLALQNLEIGAKAILWPMKQPVVFTGKTEITPVDAKGAVAKSPATLGFDGSADLEQAKVAASLRALPLDWAAPYLRGAIVPLLGGQLDADVGIARNGDRLVAGVGEGRLRNVALTCATAGDRCRTLAAAGVPGAQRNTLVELGELELKDTLVDLARREVRLGRLALAQPRLYVERAQDGRLMYEDWLVASKSAASPSTADAGGAAWTVALGEVDLKDGAVVVRDAVNAQPMLLRVNALQANVRDVGFPAKKGGVFPVKVSARVAGSGRAEPGSLRYDGNVGLEPLAVNGKVQATALPLHVAQPYLPKDLNLRLLRADGSFNGDVKVLMGEKGPTASVKGHLSLDDVRVRSADAADTATKGLATGRDAQDLLNWKTLGLKGLAVEVVPDRPLSVDVQETTLSDFFARVIIQENGRINLQDLQGRPVTEEGKAVDAAAQASAPAASQDAGKQVAQVVPPVQAPDPMAPVIRFGPVNIVRGAMYFTDHFVKPNYSTDLTELNGRLSAFSSVRPAGAESYDMADLQLSGKAEGTAAVEVSGKINPLAKPLALDIRARMRDLELPPLSPYSIKYAGHGIERGKLSMDVAYKIDPNGQLTASNKLVLNQLAFGDEVKGAPASLPVRLAVALLADRNGVIDVDLPISGSLNDPQFSLGGVILKVIGNLIMKAVTAPFSLLANAFGGSDEQGGVPFEAGSAELGTAARENLDKIATSLIDRPAIKMTVVGWADPEAEKEAIKRQRLNEMVLAQKRRKASRDGEDAAGVTVVEPAEYSSLLKDTYKRADIKKPRNMVGLAKDLPDAEMESLLLANIQLQDNAAQELALRRGVAVRDYLASRKVPIDRLFVGAGKLHTEAAAESTWSPKAELTLAAQ, encoded by the coding sequence GTGTCCAAATCTCCTGCTCAAATTTTCCGCTCCCACAAGTGGGTTCGACGTGTCGTCTGGCTGCTGGCGGCCATCCTGCTGCTGGGGGTGATTTCATGGCTGGCCGTGCCGCCCTTGCTTCGCAGCAATGTCGAGAAGTACGGCTCCGAGTTCCTCGGGCGGCAGGTCAAGGTGGGGGAGGTGCAGTTCAAGCCCTGGGCGCTGCAGCTCACGGTTCGTGATGTATCGATCGCCAGCGCGGATGGCGCCGCGAGGCAACTGGAGATCGGCCGCATATATATAGATGCCGCTGTGCAATCCCTGTGGAAGCTGGCGCCCGTGCTGGATGCCGTCGAGGTCGATGCGCCGCGCCTGCGCGTGGCCCATGTGGCCGAGGGCCGGTTCGATTTCGACGACATCCTCAAGCGCATCGAGGCGCAGCCCAAGTCGGAGAAGAAGGGCGATCCCCAGCATTTCGCGCTCTACAACATCGTGCTGCGCGATGGTTCTATGGAGTTCGACGACCGTGTGGTGGACCGCAAGCAGGAGCTGAGCAAGCTCGAGCTCGCCATTCCCTTCCTGAGCAATCTCGACGCGGATCGCGCAGTGAAGGTCACGCCACGCCTGGCGTTCGCGCTCAATGGCAGCCCGTTCGAGTCGACGGCGCAGGCCACGCCGTTTGCGGACAACCGCAAGGCGGATGCGAACTTTCGCATCGACGGCTTCGATCTGGCGCCCTTTGCCGCCTATATTCCCGCGTCCATTCCGGTGCGCCTGCAGTCGGGTCTGCTGGATGCCGACCTGAAGCTGGTGTTCGAGCAGAAGGCGCAGGCCGAAGTGGGTGTGAGCGGCATGCTCGCGCTGCGTGACGTGAAGGTGGCGGATGCCCAGGCGGAGTCCCTGGTCGCGTTCGAAAAGCTGGACGTGGCACTGGCGGACGCGCAGCCGCTCAAGGGCCTGGTGCATGTGTCGTCGGTGCAATGGCAGGGCCCGCATCTTGCGCTGCGGCGTGATCGCGAGGGCAATCTGGTGCTGCCGGGCATGGGGGCTTCCGCTTCCGCGCCTGATTCCTCCACGCCCGCCCCTGCATCCACGGACGCGGGTGAGCGGGCCAAGGATGACAAACCGGCACGGGCTGCGTGGAATGTGCGGGTCGATGCGTTTGGCCTGCAGGGAGGCTCGGTGGACTGGCGCGACCAGGCTGTGGCCGGGGAGGCTGCGCACCTTGCACTGCAGAATCTGGAAATCGGCGCGAAGGCCATCCTCTGGCCGATGAAGCAGCCCGTGGTGTTCACGGGCAAGACGGAAATCACGCCGGTCGATGCGAAAGGCGCAGTGGCCAAGAGCCCGGCCACGCTGGGCTTCGACGGCAGCGCCGATCTGGAGCAGGCCAAGGTCGCGGCCAGCCTGCGTGCCCTGCCGCTCGACTGGGCCGCGCCGTATCTGCGCGGTGCCATCGTGCCGCTGCTGGGAGGGCAGCTTGACGCCGACGTGGGCATTGCCCGCAATGGCGACCGTCTGGTGGCCGGCGTGGGCGAGGGCAGGCTGCGCAATGTCGCCCTGACCTGTGCGACTGCCGGTGATCGCTGCCGAACGCTGGCGGCCGCGGGTGTGCCCGGAGCGCAGCGCAACACGCTGGTCGAACTGGGCGAGCTGGAGCTGAAGGACACGCTTGTCGATCTCGCGCGCCGCGAAGTCCGTCTGGGCAGGTTGGCGCTGGCCCAGCCCAGGCTGTATGTCGAGCGTGCCCAGGACGGCCGCCTCATGTACGAGGACTGGCTGGTGGCCTCCAAATCCGCTGCGTCCCCATCGACCGCGGATGCCGGAGGTGCCGCATGGACTGTGGCTCTGGGTGAGGTCGACCTGAAGGACGGCGCTGTTGTCGTGCGCGACGCGGTCAATGCACAGCCGATGCTCCTGCGCGTGAACGCGCTGCAGGCCAATGTGCGCGATGTCGGTTTTCCGGCGAAGAAGGGTGGCGTTTTTCCCGTGAAGGTGTCGGCGCGCGTCGCCGGCTCCGGGCGTGCCGAGCCGGGCAGCCTGCGCTACGACGGCAATGTCGGGCTCGAGCCCCTGGCCGTGAATGGCAAGGTTCAGGCCACGGCATTGCCGTTGCACGTGGCTCAGCCCTATCTGCCCAAGGACCTGAATCTGCGCCTGCTCCGGGCGGACGGCAGCTTCAATGGCGACGTGAAGGTCTTGATGGGGGAGAAGGGCCCCACGGCGTCGGTCAAGGGCCATCTCTCGCTCGATGATGTGCGCGTGCGCAGCGCCGATGCGGCCGACACGGCCACGAAGGGGTTGGCGACGGGACGCGATGCGCAGGATCTGCTCAACTGGAAGACGCTGGGCCTCAAGGGGCTGGCGGTGGAGGTGGTGCCCGACAGGCCGCTGTCCGTCGACGTGCAGGAAACCACGCTGAGCGACTTCTTTGCCCGCGTGATCATTCAGGAGAATGGCCGCATCAACCTGCAGGATCTGCAAGGCAGGCCCGTGACGGAGGAGGGCAAGGCAGTCGATGCCGCCGCGCAGGCCTCCGCACCGGCGGCCTCACAGGATGCCGGGAAACAGGTCGCGCAGGTGGTGCCTCCCGTTCAGGCGCCTGATCCGATGGCACCCGTCATCCGCTTCGGTCCGGTGAACATCGTGCGTGGCGCGATGTATTTCACGGACCATTTCGTGAAGCCGAACTATTCGACTGATCTGACGGAACTCAATGGCCGCCTGAGCGCATTCTCGTCGGTCCGACCGGCGGGAGCCGAGAGCTACGACATGGCGGACCTGCAACTCAGCGGCAAGGCCGAGGGCACCGCTGCCGTCGAGGTGTCCGGCAAGATCAATCCTCTGGCGAAGCCGCTGGCGCTGGATATCCGGGCGCGCATGCGCGACCTGGAACTGCCGCCGCTCTCTCCCTACAGCATCAAGTATGCGGGGCACGGCATCGAGCGCGGCAAGCTCAGCATGGACGTGGCCTACAAGATCGATCCGAACGGCCAGCTCACGGCCAGCAACAAGCTGGTTCTGAACCAGCTGGCCTTTGGCGACGAGGTCAAGGGCGCGCCTGCCAGCCTTCCCGTGCGCCTCGCGGTGGCGCTGCTGGCGGACCGCAATGGCGTGATCGATGTGGACCTGCCCATCAGCGGCTCGCTCAACGATCCCCAGTTCAGCCTCGGAGGGGTGATCCTCAAGGTCATCGGCAATCTCATCATGAAGGCGGTCACCGCGCCTTTCTCGCTGCTGGCCAACGCCTTCGGCGGCAGCGACGAGCAGGGGGGCGTGCCATTCGAGGCAGGCAGCGCCGAACTGGGCACTGCGGCGCGAGAGAACCTCGACAAGATCGCCACATCGCTGATCGACCGTCCCGCGATCAAGATGACCGTGGTGGGCTGGGCCGATCCGGAGGCGGAGAAGGAGGCGATCAAGCGCCAGCGCCTGAACGAGATGGTGCTCGCGCAGAAGCGTCGCAAGGCGTCGCGCGATGGCGAGGATGCCGCTGGCGTGACGGTGGTCGAGCCGGCGGAGTATTCCTCCCTGCTCAAGGACACCTATAAGCGCGCGGACATCAAGAAGCCGCGCAACATGGTGGGGCTTGCCAAGGACCTGCCGGATGCCGAGATGGAGTCTCTGTTGCTTGCCAACATACAGTTGCAGGACAATGCAGCCCAGGAGCTCGCCTTGCGGCGCGGCGTGGCGGTGCGGGATTACCTTGCCAGCCGCAAGGTGCCGATCGATCGTCTGTTTGTCGGCGCGGGCAAGCTCCATACCGAGGCTGCTGCAGAATCCACATGGTCGCCCAAGGCCGAACTGACGCTGGCAGCGCAGTGA
- a CDS encoding DUF349 domain-containing protein, producing MSDAPEAAPTPAKASEPHPLDALTGGAFSAATSGERASRIREWLASQPAPEQLQEVFKELSARDKGAARAVRERLDEIKRMQGQEAIAAEWADKASKLLAATRLSIADALAWQRDAAKAGAPLSREPLSLLKTQIADRVKVIEDLQHRVQVQRETAVLLAQRIEVLSTKSFRDAEAALEGLTTDVGRWQEHAGELTSDTSWASVEARFPPMLESSGTQLLAVWDAFQSALKQTVAAAASAEAPLPPVPVWADEIRAARGLPTEAETAAKAAKVAQEAAKPKVDPEVRKKAQAAVREALAKLETETKEGHGKASIGAAAALRAVLKTHGRHVEGELEQQVNAALIAAGELEGWQRWSADQVREDLVNRAEALLKRPEGQELGGRKMQETLRQLREQWKQSDQGAPANHALWKRFDEACNTAHKVVEGWLDKVRAEAAEHKGARVALIDELKAWAQEHAASQDWKALSRGLHQFSERWRNGGHVSEKVFAELQPLWKQTLAEASKPLETAQKLSLDRRQAMINESAELSAQVPLRIDAVKALQQRWQAEAQAVPLDRKREQKLWDAFRKPIDDAFQRKSADRDRQTAQVSARDKAVLDAAKALEVANATGDAQAIRTAIETLEAAIRQQSAEASAASAASAEPAPAAALDAGAAEAADSETVAPEDGEAKPVAAKPARPVIAVRGDDRPGANKPAPAAQGAAARGPRQGDRNDRGGRGDRGGDRTGGRGEGRFGRDGRDGRDRGDAPRAPRLGDSAFRAQRDAMDHAQNALRKLAAQAHGETLTRLLSAWEGRDAEKLPTVQELGRVQPAVRAAWAQALGGGAKPVDGNALLRLEIAADVPTPADQLTARRAYQLQLLTRRNDPSPQETWGKDVASVLSAASDEATARRLQNALKVLLKK from the coding sequence ATGTCTGACGCACCCGAAGCGGCACCGACGCCCGCCAAAGCCAGTGAACCGCATCCGCTTGATGCGCTGACGGGTGGCGCCTTTTCCGCTGCAACGTCCGGAGAGCGCGCATCGCGCATTCGCGAGTGGCTGGCGTCGCAGCCCGCGCCGGAGCAATTGCAGGAAGTGTTCAAGGAGTTGAGCGCACGCGACAAGGGTGCTGCCCGTGCCGTGCGCGAGCGTCTCGACGAAATCAAGCGCATGCAGGGCCAGGAAGCCATCGCGGCGGAATGGGCGGACAAGGCATCGAAGCTGCTGGCGGCCACGCGCCTGTCCATCGCCGACGCCCTGGCGTGGCAGCGCGATGCGGCCAAGGCCGGCGCACCGCTCTCGCGCGAGCCGCTCTCGTTGCTCAAGACGCAGATCGCGGATCGCGTGAAGGTCATCGAAGACCTGCAGCATCGCGTGCAGGTCCAGCGCGAGACGGCCGTGCTGCTGGCGCAGCGCATCGAGGTGCTGTCCACCAAGTCGTTCCGCGATGCGGAGGCGGCGCTCGAAGGCCTTACCACCGACGTGGGTCGCTGGCAGGAACATGCCGGCGAGCTGACCTCCGATACGTCGTGGGCCAGCGTCGAGGCGCGTTTCCCGCCCATGCTCGAGAGTTCGGGCACGCAGTTGCTCGCCGTCTGGGATGCTTTCCAGTCTGCGCTGAAGCAGACGGTGGCTGCGGCCGCCAGCGCAGAGGCCCCATTGCCTCCGGTGCCCGTCTGGGCTGACGAAATCCGTGCGGCGCGCGGCCTGCCCACCGAGGCGGAGACCGCCGCCAAGGCGGCCAAGGTCGCTCAGGAGGCCGCCAAGCCCAAGGTCGATCCCGAGGTGCGCAAGAAGGCGCAGGCCGCGGTTCGCGAAGCGCTGGCGAAGCTCGAGACCGAAACCAAGGAAGGCCATGGCAAGGCCAGCATTGGCGCGGCTGCCGCGCTGCGGGCCGTGCTCAAGACCCATGGCCGCCATGTCGAGGGCGAACTGGAGCAGCAGGTGAATGCCGCTCTGATCGCAGCGGGCGAACTCGAGGGCTGGCAGCGCTGGAGCGCAGACCAGGTCCGCGAAGACCTGGTCAACCGTGCGGAGGCGCTGCTCAAGCGCCCCGAAGGCCAGGAGCTTGGTGGCCGCAAGATGCAGGAAACCCTGCGCCAGCTGCGCGAGCAGTGGAAGCAGTCCGATCAGGGCGCTCCTGCCAATCACGCGCTGTGGAAGCGGTTCGACGAGGCGTGCAACACCGCGCACAAGGTGGTGGAAGGCTGGCTCGACAAGGTGCGAGCCGAGGCCGCGGAGCACAAGGGTGCCCGCGTTGCACTGATCGACGAGCTCAAGGCATGGGCTCAGGAGCACGCTGCGTCGCAGGACTGGAAGGCGCTCAGCCGTGGCCTGCACCAGTTCAGTGAACGTTGGCGCAATGGCGGCCATGTGAGCGAAAAGGTGTTTGCCGAGCTGCAGCCGCTGTGGAAGCAGACGCTGGCCGAGGCCTCCAAACCGCTCGAAACCGCGCAGAAGCTGAGCCTTGACCGTCGCCAGGCGATGATCAACGAATCCGCCGAGCTGAGCGCGCAGGTGCCCCTGCGCATCGATGCCGTGAAGGCGCTGCAACAGCGCTGGCAGGCAGAGGCGCAAGCCGTGCCGCTGGACCGCAAGCGCGAACAGAAGCTGTGGGATGCGTTCCGCAAGCCAATCGACGATGCCTTCCAGCGCAAGAGCGCCGACCGTGACCGCCAGACAGCCCAGGTCAGCGCGCGTGACAAGGCCGTGCTGGATGCTGCCAAGGCGCTCGAGGTGGCCAATGCCACTGGCGACGCTCAGGCGATCCGCACCGCAATCGAAACACTGGAGGCTGCGATCAGGCAGCAATCTGCCGAGGCGTCTGCGGCTTCTGCAGCATCCGCCGAGCCTGCACCTGCGGCTGCTCTGGATGCCGGCGCAGCTGAGGCGGCAGACTCTGAAACCGTCGCGCCGGAAGACGGCGAGGCCAAGCCCGTGGCGGCCAAGCCTGCACGTCCCGTCATCGCGGTTCGCGGTGACGACCGTCCGGGTGCCAACAAGCCTGCACCTGCAGCACAGGGTGCGGCCGCCCGTGGTCCTCGCCAGGGTGATCGCAACGACCGAGGCGGCCGTGGGGATCGCGGCGGCGACCGTACGGGCGGCCGTGGCGAGGGACGCTTCGGCCGGGATGGCCGCGATGGTCGTGATCGCGGCGATGCGCCGCGCGCACCGCGCCTTGGCGACTCTGCATTCCGTGCGCAGCGCGACGCGATGGACCATGCACAGAACGCACTGCGCAAGCTGGCCGCACAGGCGCATGGCGAAACGCTGACGCGCCTGCTGTCCGCATGGGAAGGCCGTGACGCGGAAAAGCTGCCGACGGTTCAGGAACTGGGCCGGGTACAGCCCGCCGTGCGCGCTGCGTGGGCACAGGCGCTGGGTGGCGGGGCCAAGCCGGTCGATGGCAATGCGCTGCTGCGCCTGGAAATCGCGGCCGATGTGCCGACACCTGCCGATCAACTGACCGCACGCCGCGCCTACCAGCTGCAACTGCTCACGCGTCGCAATGACCCCTCGCCACAGGAGACCTGGGGCAAGGATGTCGCGAGCGTGCTCAGTGCCGCAAGCGACGAGGCAACGGCGCGTCGTCTGCAGAATGCGCTGAAGGTGCTGCTGAAGAAATAA
- the nrdR gene encoding transcriptional regulator NrdR, translated as MKCPFCGHPETQVAETRVSEDGDFIRRRRRCGACDKRFTTYERPEVNFPAIVKKDGRRVEFDHQKLHGSFKLALRKRPVSVEQIDAAIERIEEKLLNLGQREVLSARLGELVMRELKKLDKVAYIRFASVYRSFEDIDDFRALVDEVRPQK; from the coding sequence ATGAAATGCCCCTTCTGCGGCCACCCGGAAACCCAGGTTGCGGAAACCCGTGTGTCCGAAGACGGGGATTTCATACGCCGCCGCCGCCGCTGCGGCGCGTGCGACAAGCGCTTTACCACCTATGAACGGCCCGAGGTCAATTTCCCCGCCATCGTCAAGAAAGACGGCAGGCGCGTGGAATTCGACCACCAGAAGCTGCACGGATCCTTCAAGCTCGCGCTGCGCAAGCGACCGGTGAGTGTGGAGCAGATCGATGCCGCCATCGAGCGCATCGAGGAAAAGCTGCTCAACCTCGGGCAGCGCGAAGTCCTCTCCGCCCGCCTCGGCGAGCTGGTGATGCGCGAGCTCAAGAAGCTCGACAAGGTGGCCTACATCCGCTTTGCCAGCGTGTACCGGAGCTTCGAGGACATCGATGACTTCCGTGCCCTGGTGGATGAAGTCAGGCCGCAGAAGTAA
- a CDS encoding lytic transglycosylase domain-containing protein, whose amino-acid sequence MTASGSVLAGIRTFGSDVVDGFMELTHSSFALIGLAVAFACITLAARPDLRSMGEDRLRTWLHDRHVAVIGFPVEPGAVDRATAANPKELPREQAKVAFWLSKKYRVAPEPIAALVSEAYSIGARTKLDPTLILAIMAVESSFNPFAQSSVGAQGLMQVMTRVHNDKYDDFGGNLAAFDPITNMRVGVKVLQECISRAGSLEGGLRYYVGAANLPDDGGYSTKVLAEHFRLRQVANGQSIPTTNVTPAPLPVAKPVATPPVVATKAALPAAAAASAEAAPSTATSDTPAPTSEKVAMLAH is encoded by the coding sequence GTGACAGCTTCAGGATCAGTGCTCGCCGGCATTCGGACATTTGGCTCAGACGTCGTGGACGGTTTCATGGAGCTCACCCACAGCAGCTTCGCGCTCATCGGCCTCGCCGTGGCCTTTGCCTGCATCACGCTGGCAGCCCGCCCTGACCTGCGCAGCATGGGAGAAGATCGCCTGCGTACCTGGCTGCATGACCGCCATGTCGCCGTCATCGGCTTCCCGGTGGAACCTGGTGCCGTCGATCGCGCAACCGCGGCCAATCCCAAGGAGCTGCCCCGCGAGCAGGCCAAGGTGGCCTTCTGGCTGAGCAAGAAGTACCGCGTGGCGCCCGAGCCCATTGCCGCCCTGGTCTCCGAGGCTTATTCCATCGGCGCGCGCACCAAGCTCGACCCCACGCTGATCCTCGCCATCATGGCGGTCGAGTCGAGCTTCAATCCGTTTGCCCAAAGTTCCGTGGGCGCCCAGGGCCTCATGCAGGTCATGACCCGCGTGCACAACGACAAGTACGACGATTTCGGTGGCAACCTGGCAGCGTTCGACCCCATCACCAACATGCGCGTCGGCGTGAAGGTGCTGCAGGAGTGCATCTCCCGCGCGGGTTCGCTCGAGGGCGGCCTGCGCTACTACGTGGGTGCGGCCAACCTGCCTGACGACGGTGGCTATTCCACCAAGGTGCTGGCCGAGCACTTCCGCCTGCGCCAGGTGGCCAACGGCCAATCGATCCCGACCACCAACGTGACCCCCGCCCCGCTGCCGGTGGCCAAACCCGTGGCCACGCCCCCCGTGGTAGCGACCAAGGCCGCGTTGCCCGCTGCCGCAGCAGCATCTGCCGAAGCGGCGCCTTCCACGGCCACTTCCGACACCCCCGCTCCCACCTCCGAAAAAGTGGCCATGCTGGCCCACTGA
- a CDS encoding methyl-accepting chemotaxis protein: MTHLSIKSRLWLLVLSLLVVLAVVSAVLFQQLQAANDSLASVHENQVMPLRQMSEAASGYSDGVLVPLDRVIANSISPAEGAALIAEGRDRANRSWSAFLQTRLFPNEQVAVDKIQPLQRQANIVISEMIEKLQAGSVQEAAALKESVLTPLMVSILAGMESISDMQLVNSRQTSEDSASAMQATLTAIGAALLVSLAACLVAAFMLIRKITGSLDHAVHVAERVARGDLSGQIHVTGNDEIARLLRALAAMNDNLTQIVRRIRESSESVSTGSTQIAAGSNDLSHRTEEQASNLQQTAASLEELAATVQQNSANAAQAKQLAAAASVTAVDGGEAMQRVNRTMAHISGSSAKIADIINVIDTIAFQTNILALNAAVEAARAGEHGRSFAVVAGEVRSLAGRSADAAKEISALINQSVAEVSDGAQLVDEATQTIGTLTTQVRDVAALVGQINTASQEQSEGISQISDAVAQLDRVTQQNAALVEQSAAAAASLSHQAGTLTQLVATFRLNVRSHGAGTPGSGARMLATNAASRRTGLPMARRPGQEPDQDQTERVDAAIGASPESTSPHWPR; the protein is encoded by the coding sequence ATGACCCACCTATCCATCAAGAGCAGGCTCTGGCTGCTCGTCCTCAGCCTGCTTGTCGTATTGGCCGTCGTTTCAGCGGTCCTGTTCCAGCAGCTTCAGGCAGCCAACGACAGTCTGGCGAGCGTGCACGAGAACCAGGTGATGCCGCTCAGGCAGATGAGCGAAGCGGCATCGGGATACAGCGACGGCGTGCTGGTGCCCCTGGACAGGGTGATCGCCAATTCCATCAGCCCTGCAGAAGGCGCCGCGCTGATCGCAGAAGGCCGCGACCGGGCCAACAGGAGCTGGAGCGCATTCCTCCAGACCCGGCTCTTTCCAAACGAGCAGGTGGCGGTGGACAAGATCCAGCCGCTGCAACGACAGGCCAACATCGTCATATCGGAGATGATCGAGAAGCTGCAGGCAGGCTCCGTGCAGGAAGCCGCCGCACTCAAGGAGTCCGTGCTCACCCCGCTGATGGTGAGCATCCTGGCGGGCATGGAGAGCATTTCCGACATGCAGTTGGTCAACAGCCGCCAGACCTCGGAGGATTCTGCCTCCGCCATGCAAGCCACCCTGACCGCGATCGGAGCGGCGCTGCTGGTCTCGCTGGCGGCGTGTCTCGTGGCGGCATTCATGCTCATCCGCAAGATCACCGGCAGCCTGGACCACGCGGTGCATGTGGCCGAGCGTGTGGCTCGGGGCGACCTTTCGGGTCAGATCCACGTGACTGGTAATGACGAAATCGCCCGCCTGCTGCGTGCCCTTGCCGCCATGAACGACAACCTGACGCAGATTGTTCGCCGTATCCGCGAGAGCAGCGAATCGGTGTCGACGGGATCAACCCAGATCGCAGCGGGCAGCAACGACCTGTCTCACCGCACCGAGGAACAGGCCAGCAATCTGCAACAGACGGCAGCCTCCCTCGAGGAACTGGCCGCGACGGTACAGCAGAATTCCGCCAACGCGGCCCAGGCCAAGCAACTGGCGGCCGCCGCTTCCGTGACCGCGGTCGACGGCGGCGAAGCCATGCAGCGCGTAAACCGGACCATGGCCCACATTTCAGGCAGCTCGGCAAAGATAGCGGACATCATCAACGTGATCGATACCATTGCCTTCCAGACCAATATCCTGGCATTGAACGCGGCCGTGGAAGCCGCACGCGCAGGCGAGCATGGCCGCAGCTTCGCGGTGGTGGCCGGCGAGGTGCGTTCGCTGGCCGGGCGCAGCGCGGACGCCGCCAAGGAGATCAGCGCCCTGATCAACCAGAGCGTTGCCGAAGTGAGTGATGGCGCGCAGCTGGTGGACGAAGCGACGCAGACGATCGGCACCCTGACCACCCAGGTCCGCGACGTGGCGGCGCTGGTGGGACAAATCAACACGGCCAGCCAGGAGCAAAGCGAGGGGATCTCGCAGATCAGCGATGCCGTGGCGCAACTGGACCGGGTGACTCAGCAAAATGCCGCGCTGGTCGAACAGAGCGCGGCGGCGGCAGCCAGCCTGAGCCATCAGGCAGGCACGCTGACGCAGCTGGTGGCCACGTTCAGGCTGAATGTCCGCAGCCACGGCGCCGGAACCCCCGGGTCGGGCGCCAGGATGCTGGCCACGAACGCCGCCTCACGCAGAACGGGCCTGCCCATGGCGCGGCGGCCAGGACAGGAGCCGGACCAGGATCAGACCGAGCGGGTGGACGCGGCGATCGGAGCCAGCCCCGAATCCACGTCGCCGCACTGGCCGCGATGA
- the glyA gene encoding serine hydroxymethyltransferase, which produces MYQRNILVEQTDPELFAAIQAENKRQEEHIELIASENYASPAAMWAQGTQLTNKYAEGYPGKRYYGGCEYVDIAEKLAIDRVKELFGADAANVQPHCGASANEAVFLAFLKPGDTIMGMSLAEGGHLTHGMPLNMSGKWFNVVSYGLNEKEEIDYDKMEALAREHRPKLIVAGASAYSLEIDFARFAKVAKEIGAIFMVDMAHYAGLIAGGQYPNPVPHADVVTTTTHKSLRGPRGGVILMKAEHEKAINSAVFPGLQGGPLMHVIAAKAVAFKEALSPEFKEYARQVKLNAQVIAETLTKRGLRIISGGTQSHVMLVDLRAKGITGKEAEAVLGAAHMTINKNSIPNDPEKPMVTSGIRIGSPAMTTRGFKEEEARITANLIADVLDNPRDEANIAAVREKVHALTSRFPVYR; this is translated from the coding sequence ATGTATCAACGCAATATTCTTGTCGAACAGACCGATCCCGAACTCTTTGCAGCCATCCAGGCCGAAAACAAGCGCCAGGAAGAGCACATCGAGCTGATCGCCAGCGAAAACTACGCTTCGCCGGCGGCGATGTGGGCCCAGGGCACGCAGCTCACCAACAAGTACGCCGAAGGCTATCCAGGCAAGCGCTACTACGGCGGATGCGAATACGTGGACATCGCCGAGAAGCTGGCGATCGACCGCGTGAAGGAACTGTTCGGCGCCGATGCCGCCAACGTGCAGCCGCATTGCGGTGCCTCGGCCAACGAAGCCGTGTTCCTCGCCTTCCTCAAGCCCGGCGACACCATCATGGGGATGAGCCTGGCCGAAGGCGGTCACCTGACGCACGGCATGCCGCTCAACATGTCCGGCAAGTGGTTCAACGTTGTGTCCTACGGCCTCAACGAGAAGGAAGAGATCGACTACGACAAGATGGAAGCGCTCGCCCGCGAGCACCGCCCCAAGCTGATCGTGGCCGGTGCCAGCGCCTATTCGCTCGAGATCGACTTCGCCCGTTTCGCCAAGGTCGCCAAGGAAATCGGTGCGATCTTCATGGTGGACATGGCCCACTATGCCGGCCTGATCGCCGGCGGCCAGTACCCCAACCCGGTTCCGCACGCCGACGTGGTGACCACCACCACGCACAAGAGCCTGCGCGGCCCGCGCGGCGGCGTGATCCTGATGAAGGCCGAGCATGAGAAGGCCATCAACAGCGCCGTGTTCCCCGGCTTGCAGGGTGGCCCGCTGATGCATGTGATCGCTGCCAAGGCCGTGGCCTTCAAGGAAGCGCTGTCGCCCGAGTTCAAGGAATATGCACGCCAGGTGAAGCTGAACGCGCAAGTGATCGCCGAGACGCTGACGAAGCGCGGCCTGCGCATCATCAGCGGCGGCACGCAAAGCCACGTCATGCTGGTCGACCTGCGCGCCAAGGGCATCACCGGCAAGGAGGCCGAAGCCGTGCTGGGCGCCGCCCACATGACCATCAACAAGAACTCGATCCCGAACGATCCGGAAAAGCCGATGGTCACCAGCGGCATCCGCATCGGCTCGCCCGCCATGACCACGCGCGGCTTCAAGGAAGAAGAAGCCCGCATCACGGCCAACCTGATCGCCGACGTGCTGGACAACCCGCGCGACGAGGCGAACATCGCCGCCGTTCGCGAGAAGGTTCACGCACTGACCTCGCGCTTCCCGGTCTACCGCTGA